The sequence below is a genomic window from Neoarius graeffei isolate fNeoGra1 chromosome 4, fNeoGra1.pri, whole genome shotgun sequence.
atctgtgaaacatggtggtggtagtatcatggtttgggcctgttttgctgcatctgggccaggacggcttgccatcactgatggaacaatgaattctgaattataccagcgaattctaaaggaaaatgtcaggacatctgtccatgaactgaatctcaagagaaggtgggtcatgcagcaagacaacgaccctaagcacacaagtcgttctaccaaagaatggttaaagaagaataaagttaaagttttggaatgaccaagtcaaagtcctgaccttaatccaattgaaatgttgtggaaggacctgaagcgagcagttcatgtgaggaaacccaccaacatcccagagttgaagctgttctgtacggaggaacaggctaaaatttctccaagccggtgtgcaggactgatcaacagttaccagaaatgtttagttgcagttattgctgcacaagggggtcacaccagatactgaaaccaaaggttcacatacttttaccactcacagatatgtaatattggatcattttcctcaataaataaacgaccaaatctgatgatgatgttttaggtcatatttatgcagaaatattgaaatgagtggtgtatttccagtaaaacacttgtgtttaTGTAATATAAACAGTTCCAAGGCTGAATTAAATCCTACTTCATTTAATTAACACCTAGCATGATTGGCATGTGGAACTAAACATATCAGTGTGTATTAAGGTGGAACCAGATGatccttgtgtgtgtgttggggctaTTGGTGCTCTCTGTGTCTTTAAATGCTTAGTGCAAGCGTGTTGGTCTGGacccggttttttttttttcagtctggaAGGGAAATTCACCCGAAGAGCGAGTGTTTTGGTGTTTATATGGATGTGCAAATATGATATTTCCATCCAGAACACTACAACTGATTACTAAATCTGGCCAGGTGCTTGTGAAACGGCAGCTTTGTTCTTCGCTCCTTGTTTCCCCCCGGAGGAAATAAACAGGAACACAGAACCTTTCTCGCGGTTGCTGCCGGCTTCTGTTCGAACCTGGGCTGGATGTTTCAGTGTTCGGGGATAAAGAGAGAAACGAAAGGATTCGGAATACGAGGTGAGAAGAAAGGACGGCCTAGAAAGCCATATTTCTTCTCTGAGGAACTGAACCGAGATGTGTTTGAACGACATGAGGAAATGTTCTGGTGAGACTGGACTCGTAGCGACTCTGAAAATAAACACTGCCGTCGAAAAATAACGGATTACACACGAGGCTTGTGTGCTGTGAGGTCGAAAGGAACACTGTGTACTGTTTGGGCGCCCGTAAAGAAGGTTCTTGTGTGTTGAATGAGAATTTTTTAACGCACATCTTTACTTGATGCTGGATTACAGAGTCGGGGCGTCGCTGAGGacagtgcgcatgcgcagatggCCAACACGAGTGATACCGGCGAAAGCAACAAGCCGTCGCTTCAGGACTATGCCATCACTGCTTCTGCTGTGAAACTGGCCTCTCTTGGTCTCATTGCAGGGGTCAGCCTGTTGGGAAACATGCTGATCTCGCTGTTAGTGATTAAAGATCGGTCTCTTCACAAAGCACCGTATTATTTTCTGGTTGATCTGTGCTTGGGGGACGTGGCGCGCTCAGGATCGTGCTTCCCATTCATGATGGCGTCTGTGGCACGCGGTTCGATGTGGGCTTATGGAGCGATGAGCTGCAAAGCCGTGGCTTTTCTGTCCGCTCTGTTCTGCTTCCATGCCGCCTTCATGTTGTTTGGTGTGAGCGTTACGCGCTACATGGCCATCGCGCACCACCGATTCTACGCCAAGCGCGTGACACCATGGACGTGCGCCGCCGTCATCGGCGTGTCGTGGATTTTGGCAGCGGCCATGGCCCTGCCGCCTGTGTTTGACATGAACGCATACAGGTTCATGCACGAGGAAGAGCAGTGCACGTTTGAGCAACGCTACGCGAGGGCCAACGACACACTGGGATTCACTctgatgttggctgtggtagtagGAGCCACGCATGCGGTGTATGTCAAGATGCTGTGCTTTGTGTATGACCACCGCAAGATGAAGCCAGCTCAGTTAATCCCAGCCGTCAGCCACAACTGGACTTTTCACGGGCCTGGGGCTACAGGTCAAGCAGCTGCTAACTGGATCGCCGGATTTGGACGTGGCCCGACACCGCCCACTCTAGTGGGCATCAGGCAGGTAGCACATGGCGCCAACAGAAGGCTGCTTGTCCTGGATGAGTTCAAGATGGAGAAGCGTATTGGGAAAATGTACTACATGGTAACGCTGGCTTTCCTGCTGCTCTGGGCACCGTACATCGTGTTATGCTATGCACAAGTATTGGTGAAGGACAGTGGCATGCCACGGGCATACGTGAGTGCCGCAGTGTGGCTCACTTTCGCTCAGGCAGCCGCCAATCCTCTCATTTGCTTCGTTTTCAACAAGGAGCTCAGGACACGATGCCGAGCCTGCTTCCCTTGCTGCTTGACTAGTCCTACCCAAACGCCCATGGAGCCATACTGTGTGATCTAAAGAACATTTCTGGTCTACACCTCTATTTTTCTTCGATTGAAAGATTCTTAATTTTGATTCATTtaaaccaaaccaaaacaaagctatAATGAACTTTTCTGACAAAAAACAGGTTTTCCGACAATAAATTACACAAAAGTTGATTTGAGTAAGTagtaaatctgtgtgtgtgtgtgtgtgtgtgtgtggttataggaaaataatcaacaatcagGCAGTATGATGCATTACCACCCCTtgatcacattaccttttctgattattttcctataatggcaCACCCTAAAAGTttgtattcctcttataccagaaCAGTTTGACACGGATTATAATTTTGAATTTAATACCCGATGACATACTTTGTGAACTGTTTATAGGTTATGGTTAAATGGTGTATAACATCtgtgagacaagttagttcctatatctagtatcacttacattatagcatctacccgtataaacagttgttccctcaccatcTACCGAGAACCAGAAAGTGTCCACTTTCCCGTAGCAGAAAATCTGTTCTTATGCACTGTTGCCCAAAACTCTTTCCGTAAGTGTGAAATAAATATTTACTTGCTGCAGAAAGACACGGTTTTAATCCGTTTATTATTAGACTTAAATTATGTGGATTGTccgctgtacaagtccctgtgaatgagctgttgctatagaaacaacagcatgttagaatgagtgcattaatataaacctgtcatttgaattacagccagcaCTTTTATCggaactgctgttatagaaaactaaacACCTTCTGACAGATCAGATTCAAAAATTCAACAGCGCTGTCGTATAACTTGAAATAAAATGACGAAAGTAGTACATCGGAGGGAAAAGGAATCATGTTTTTAAAATACTAATTAAATAAGGTGTTTCCGTGTCTCCCTTTTAAACATTGCTACGGTTTCGAACTAACAGTGGTGGGATGACGAAACTGCTGTCCATTATAGCAACCTTTTTGTAGTTTGGTGTATATGTATGATCACCTCGTGTTCTCAAGACACCATCTTTATACGTATTCACGACTGTAGTTTTAGTGCTTCTGGCTCACCAACCTAGTCACTGTGCTCACAGACTCAGACTTTTTAACAtcgaatatacagtatatagtaaCATATTTTTGATATCTCCAAATAGCATCTGGCTGGTTAATTTTAGGTATCAGAATAATTATTACTTCCGCTAAGTTTGTCGgacgaggttatgttttcgcctccgtttgtttgtctgttcccaatgtaactcaaaaaatagtgaacggatTTCGATGAGATTTAGATGAAAGGTGGGCTAAGGAACAAtttatttagattttgatgcaaatccagatatgtatgcagattcaGGAATTTTTCGGGGggagtctgttcccaacgtatctgaaaaagtagtgaatgggttttgatgaaatttggtgtacggctttagtattatcctgcgttcaagtgattttgattttgatgttaacACATGGTTTGGtgaaggtatgcactctactgagtgcccttctggtATATAAGCATGCTTGTAGGACAactaatgtggaaatcccgctctggtcattggtacgcgagtcttgctcctccacgaaatcatggTGTGCCGATCGCCGCtgatggagaattcgtgctctgTGTGAGGCTTACAGCTAGTTCAATGAACCCGGAACAGCATGGGAATGGTACGGAATTCACATCAATTACGAGGAATACATGCTAATTCTCGCTAATTtcggtgtttttaaagaagaaagtcaagacattgggttttatgcagccaagtttattcaataaactttttttttttttttacttttggtagcatattttgggcgcttgaccttaatttgggcgcctacgacgttatccgtcgcaggtttcatgtaattgaaaagCCTGGATACGGGTAAATATCACCCAAAAGGTGGAAAGACAGGATCGCCTTCTACACTTAACAGAAATGGTTTCATCCCACatggctgaattttttttttttttgttcgttttcCAAGGATTCTTTGGATAGATACATGTTCAGAGTTTCCTAAAGAGTTCTGCTTTCAACCCCCTTTGGTAAAGATACACACGGATGTATGATTGTACATAGGACTTTTTTTCTATGTCCCAGGGGGACAAACCAAAGAACCCCAGGGGAGTTCTAGATTGAactgtttttaaaggtgtaataaAGACATTCATATGTTTCCCAGCAAAACATTTTGCTGTAAATTCTGTATAACTTATTTCTAGTTCTTTTATATTTGCTATGTAATACACAGTATTTGCAAAGACCTTGACAGATTTCTTTTTCATTGGGTGTGTCGAAAGCTTTTTTCCCTACATGTGTCACATGGACTTCAGTGTATGGACGAAGCAACATCCTTTCACCTTCCTGTTAtttatgttattaaaaaaaaaacttttctatAAGGACTTGAACAAACTTTTATTGGTGTTTTTGTTAATAAATACCATGGATTGGTTTTACAGAGACATTTGCATTGTCTGTATTGGAAGTCAAATAAAACTGATTGTAACGTTTAAATATggcttattttttaaaatacaattaaatCCCCTCTTGTACAGGAAACCTTATATCCTGGCGATGGTGAGTGTGGTTCCTACCCACTGGATCCAAGGCAGGGATGCCAGTCTTTCTCAGGACACCATAAAAACACATTCACGCTCACTTATTTATGAGTCAGACTGATCTAATACTAAGTGTGTTTAGATAAGTGCTGTTACTGAGAGCCAGAGGCTTTGAAAAAAATCTTTCACTTCTTATCATGTAGTTGTTTTGTTTAATCAGTGTTCACATTTGCGTTGTGAAGGAATTATGCCCCATCCAGCATGTACTCCTTGTTTTGCACCCTGTGTTCTGAGGAACagctctggatccaccatgacaTTTACCAGGATAAAGTTATTACTCAATATGAATGACCGGAATGAATCTAAAAATTGGTACGATGTATGacgtatacagtgtcttgcaaaagtattcatcccccttggtgtttgtcctgttttggcgcattacaagctggaattaaaatggattttttgggggttagcaccatttaatttacacaccaTGCCTACCACTTTGAGTGCAAATTGCTTTACTGTGACAtgaaaataattaagatgaaaaaacagaaacctggagtgtgtgTAGGTATtctccaagtcaatactttgcagatccaccttttgctacagttacagctgcaagtctcttggggtatgtctccattagcttagaacatctagccactgggatttttgcccattcctcaaggcaaaacggcTCCGAgttagattctcagttggattgaggtctgggctttgactaggccattccaagacatttaaatgtttccctttaaaccactccagcatAGCTTTAACACTGTTTagtgtcattgtcctgctggaatgtgaaccttcatcccagtctcaaacctctggccgactcaaacaggttttcctccagaattgccctgtatttagtgccatccatctttccttcagtcctgaccagctttcctgtccctgcagatgaaaaacatccccacagcatgatgctgccaccaccatgcttcactgtaggaatggtgttctcagggtgttggagtttgcgccacacatggcatttcccatgatggccaaaaagatcaattttagtctcatctgaccagagaatcttcttccaggtgtttggggagtctgccacatgctgttgggcaaactccaaatgtgttttcttaattttttttctttaagcaatggcttttttcccgatcactcttccataaagccccactctgtggagtgtacggcttaaagtggccctatggacagatactcccatctccgctgtggatctttggtgtctttgttgcatctctgattaatgccctccttgcctggtctgtgagttttggtgtgcggccttctcttgtcaggtttgtactgatgccatattctttccattttgctataatggatttaatggtgctccctgggatattcaaagtttgggatattttttataacccaaccctgatctatacttctccacaactttgtctctgacctgtttggaggctccttggttttcatgttgcttgcttagtagtgttgcagagtcagggtccttccagaacaggttgatttatatggacaccatgtgacactttgattacacacagatggatcttaatcaactaattatgtgacttatgaagtgaattggttggaccagctcttatttaggggtttcatccgaaagggggtgaatacctatgcacactccagatttctgttttctttcatattaattattgtttgtgtcacaataaaacaatttgcacctttaaagtggtcggcatgttgtgtaaatcaaatggtgctcaccctccaaaaatccatttgaattccagcttgtaatgcgacaaaacaggacaaacaccaagggggatgaatacttttgcaagacactgtacagtaAATTGTCAAGTTTGTGTTTACATGTTTGTGttcggtttattttattttttaggttTGTGTCTTGATATGATGCTGAATCTGATATTCAAGGGACCAAGTCTATAGGAGCTTAGAATGTTGCTTCATTTGCAGTCCTATATTGTGTTTGACCAAGGTTATGCACTCTCGATTTGTTCCTGGGACAATTGAGCAGACGTAGAAGTGATTTGTGATGCCAGTTGCTTTTCTTCACTGAAATTTAAGCAAATGTTAGCCTACAAAAAAAGACATTGCATTCAGCTGCCCATTCATTACAGAGTTTTTATTCCCTGCATAATGTGAAAATAGATGTTTTCACAAAGGCTTCAAGCCAAATGTGCCTTTCAGCTGCCACTGAAACTCCACTCTATCCATTATGTTGCTTGTCATCTTCCTCTGGCTTTTAAAATGACTGAATCAACACTGGCATTTCCTCAAGCTATTTTCATCTCTGTCAAGAATGTAGTGGATTAGTATATACAAAGAATatccttcagaaaaaaaaaaaaacctccagaaCTGGTGTTATTTGGGATTTCAgcaatattacacacacactttacagaatgaatgtactgtacagtacatacagtgctgtgcaaaagtctgaggcacatgtaaagaaatactgtagaccgaaaatggcttaaaaataattaaatgaaacgtttcaatattaaaaaagtagtataaacagcagtaagccagaataaatgaaacaaagtcaatatttggtgtgagacaaccctttactttaaaacaggggttttcaaagtgtgggagagtcagcccccccctcagagagcaaataaacaacagcgccccccccctttacaatttttgttgttgctatacttaatgttccattcgtatttaaaaaaaatggttgttgtacacatttttttttattttacacattttaaacatctgtgcttttttaaaacatttttttacacattttaaacatctgtgcttttttaaaacctcttttttacacattttaaacatctgtgcttttttttaaaaaacatcttgttttacacattttaaatatctcatagcatcgttagctagcacctcctggcagacaacacactgtggcagtggagcatcttcagatccagtccatgaaaatccaaactttaaataatcgtggtcatacttccttctttttttgcttggcccagactctgtctcctcactcactgtagctttaggtactaaaaatcgatccattttgtctctggcaaaggctagctgaagtttgctaaatgtccgcaatagtaacttattctggtttatttttcctcacgttgtgcccccccgaagaactctggcaccccctaggggaggcgtgccccacactttgaaaagccctgctttaaAAAGAACAAAATGGTAATCTCAGGTACAACAAGTGCAGTTTGAtaatgaaatgagctgtaggttttactgagcatcttacagaaccagccccagttcttctggacactttgactgtcacacttgcttcttaattttgcagcaaaacccagcagccttcattatgtttttcatctgaaaagtgctctcttatgtaatactaGCAGGttgcccaggttttgcaaaattctgggttgcccctagATTTTCATGTCAAATTTGATGAAGATCCATCgagaagtgggcggcacggtggcgtagtggttagcactgtcacctcacagcaagaaggttctgggttcaagcccaatggccggcgagggcctttctgtgtggagtttgcatgttctccccatgtctgtgtgggtttcctccgggtgctccggtttcccccacagtccaaaaacatgcaggttaggttaacgtcaagtgcccttgagcaaggtacctaacccctgactgctccccgggcgctctagtgtggctgcccactgctttgggtgtgtgtgcgtgtgttcactgcttcagatgggttaaatgcagaggatgaatttcactgtgtttgaagtgtgcatgtgacaaataaaggtttcttcttctactgttaacccaagacaaacaaaaatccaaacatccaccacccaggctggggcccaaatatggaatttctgagttctgccaaattgtgactatctcctgtacctacgtgccaagtttagtgaagatctgttgagagtttgtgttgataaatataacgcgaaaggcattgagggaggggtgtgggtggatgttgtgccccccagggacctccctggggcctgtatatgaattttgtttatatctgcaaaattcccagTCATCCCCAGATCTACTTGCCAAATTtccatcgagaaatggtgatgttagctcaagacaaacaaacaaactttgccatgTATTATATagaatgctgctcagatacaagctctgtaacatttaattttgtgctagaaaatgaatgtttggaactcgaaaatgtttttgtactgacttgataatgtagaagtcatcaaatagaaatctataacagagtTTGTATGAAAACAAGTTGCTtaagacttgcacagtactgtattgatGTAATTGAGATCCAAACACCTGCTGTCACTTATACAATGAAATAGTGGAATGACCAATTCATCTTCCATGCTTCCTGTCTAAGAAAGGAGCttttaatgtacagtgtatcagcTCAGCTGCCATCATGCCAGTACAGCTACATCACTCATTTGCAATGATAAATTATTCGGTCTTGCTAATAAGCAGCTTTACACTGCCCTTTCAGTGATATATTGACTGGTTTGATTCAGTGGATCACTCATTGCTGTTGATAAAATTGCTTTTAGTTGGATTAGAACCAGCTGCCTGGATGTGATTACATGATTTGTGGTTTGAATTGAAAATCCACAGAGGATATATTTATAGCAACAGCAGTAATCATGTTGCATAGTAATTATATTGACTAACAATGTACTCTTCCAAATACACACTGTAAACTGACAGTCACTGTTCACTTTAATGGGAG
It includes:
- the gpr27 gene encoding probable G-protein coupled receptor 27, yielding MANTSDTGESNKPSLQDYAITASAVKLASLGLIAGVSLLGNMLISLLVIKDRSLHKAPYYFLVDLCLGDVARSGSCFPFMMASVARGSMWAYGAMSCKAVAFLSALFCFHAAFMLFGVSVTRYMAIAHHRFYAKRVTPWTCAAVIGVSWILAAAMALPPVFDMNAYRFMHEEEQCTFEQRYARANDTLGFTLMLAVVVGATHAVYVKMLCFVYDHRKMKPAQLIPAVSHNWTFHGPGATGQAAANWIAGFGRGPTPPTLVGIRQVAHGANRRLLVLDEFKMEKRIGKMYYMVTLAFLLLWAPYIVLCYAQVLVKDSGMPRAYVSAAVWLTFAQAAANPLICFVFNKELRTRCRACFPCCLTSPTQTPMEPYCVI